From the Plectropomus leopardus isolate mb chromosome 18, YSFRI_Pleo_2.0, whole genome shotgun sequence genome, one window contains:
- the LOC121957911 gene encoding adhesion G protein-coupled receptor B1-like isoform X1 has product MAWSALTGPCVALVLLFFGLTSCTPSGPASPTCATLEQSRFFGVFSSTTTLPSTPCSWTLQNPDPRRYTVYMKITKPTDTCVPRQIRTFQFDSFIETSRTYLGMESFDEVVRLCDASTTVTYLESSKQFLQIRKVAARNGVEMLEGQNEVSEFKAEFLVVGKRNPSMPACQMLCQWLEKCLSSSTHDYPCGIMNTPCQCWEAPKRKPGSCYRGGVYVEKCLPVPKDNGRDAEIIKGWAGWGRWSVCSQECGGGVQVRSRACQPEDVVCEGTVEEGRACNPQPCIGKERNRSQGLRAIVGLKRDNADDANHGIVATQTVDAKTDEWSTWSACSVTCGEGGQSRTRVCATSSFTTQCTGPLRENRPCNNTAVCPVDGAWDEWTPWSLCSSTCGRGYRDRTRTCKAPQNGGEPCRGPSRQTKFCNIAVCPVDGTWNEWSTWSPCTATCSNGTMQRVRECNGPSYGGSECHGSWKETINCFLKECPVDGRWHAWSSWGSCSKTCGGGIQQRQRVCEGPFFGGEPCPGEKGEQKRCNEKRCPEPHEICPEESTGDVVWKKTPAGDMAAIACPADAAGLILRRCTLDAVGLASWENPTHIKCVSKNYENIQMLSRDYNSKAQMGQSVDGVAEVISRLRFSSDEGAKYSGDLVAIMEILKNTTELYKGTRLRLSNADVENYVQTISNLLKEEHREKWEEAQLMGPNIKEFLRLVEDFVNMIGMQMSGFQDIYEVTENLVLSIHKRPTTTSSNFTFPVKGWRGMLDWVRTSEEKISVSRDALSIEQTDGNDAFVTGIVLYRNLASLLSFQSNTSLLNSKVVTVIVKPTPALLSSPVEIEFPHLQNGTMNETCLSWDESDASSLLGSWSARSCRAVPVHSFRTKCVCDSLSTFAILARVNFDTMMDKALLPSVTLIVGCGVSSLTLLLLIIIYVSVWKYIRSERSVILINFCLSIICSNALILVGQTQARNKVVCTLVAALLHFFFLSSFCWVLTEAWQSYMAVTGRLRNRIIRKRFLCLGWGLPALVVAVSVGFTKAKGYGTVNYCWLSLEGGLLYSFVGPAAAVVLVNMVIGILVFNKLVSKDGITDVKLKERAGASLWSSCVVLPLLALTWMSAVLAITDRRSALFQILFAVFDSLEGFIIVMVHCILRREVQEAVKCRVVDRKDDGNGDSGSSLHNGHTQHMQSDNEKDGDSSRQGMKSSSEEKMPPPQLPLPMGSNFHTLPSNPNKSHMQAVPEYSSHTLTLKREKSRLAGGVDPSCGKPVYVCEGELFKQLDADLARAQAEGTLSDGSSYVLMPNTTSTLRSKPKDDPTKYNISVEQLPQARLMHLSGPFAEPQAAFGMKSIPLDQVSVSYSERDSPIQNIHNMSSESHITHSSLENTFESMNSMMSKSETISTLSMSSLERQKSRYAELDFEKIMHTKKRHQNMFQDLNRKLHHAEKDRESPASDSKSVRWSVSSGGSDKTNHSDKQQGTMERPWEGVRGIQQSPPAWVRKDLEPLAASPLELHSVEWEKAGTTIPLVGQDIIDLQTEV; this is encoded by the exons ATGGCGTGGTCAGCTCTTACCGGCCCTTGTGTGGCCCTCGTGCTACTCTTCTTCGGTTTGACCTCCTGCACTCCCTCCGGACCGGCCTCCCCTACTTGCGCTACCCTGGAACAAAGTCGCTTCTTCGGTGTTTTCTCCTCTACGACCACCCTGCCCTCCACACCCTGTTCCTGGACCCTGCAGAACCCTGACCCTCGCCGCTACACCGTCTACATGAAAATCACCAAGCCGACCGACACCTGCGTACCCCGCCAGATCAGAACCTTCCAGTTCGACTCCTTCATCGAGACCTCCCGTACCTACCTGGGCATGGAGAGCTTCGACGAGGTCGTCAGGCTGTGTGACGCATCCACCACTGTCACCTACCTTGAGTCCAGCAAGCAGTTCCTGCAGATCCGCAAGGTGGCAGCGAGGAATGGCGTGGAGATGTTGGAGGGGCAGAATGAAGTCAGTGAGTTCAAGGCTGAGTTTCTAGTCGTGGGGAAAAGGAACCCGAGCATGCCCGCCTGCCAGATGTTGTGCCAGTGGCTGGAGAAGTGTCTGTCCAGTAGCACCCATGATTATCCCTGCGGCATCATGAACACACCCTGCCAGTGCTGGGAGGCCCCTAAGAGGAAGCCAGGAAGCTGCTACAGGGGCGGAGTCTACGTTGAGAAATGCCTTCCTGTTCCCAAAGACAACGGACGCGATGCTGAGATTATCA agggCTGGGCTGGCTGGGGCCGCTGGTCTGTGTGCAGCCAGGAGTGTGGCGGTGGAGTCCAGGTGCGCAGCCGAGCCTGCCAGCCCGAGGATGTTGTGTGCGAGGGAACAGTTGAAGAAGGACGGGCCTGCAACCCTCAGCCCTGCATTG GCAAAGAGCGCAACAGGAGCCAGGGTCTGAGAGCCATCGTTGGTTTGAAGAGAGACAATGCTGATGATGCTAACCATGGAATTGTTGCAACCCAAACAG tagaTGCTAAGACAGATGAGTGGTCCACCTGGAGCGCATGCTCAGTCACCTGTGGAGAGGGCGGGCAGAGCCGCACCCGCGTCTGCGCCACTTCCTCCTTCACAACCCAGTGCACCGGCCCCTTGCGTGAGAACCGGCCCTGCAACAACACCGCCGTCTGCCCTG TGGATGGTGCTTGGGATGAGTGGACCCCCTGGAGCCTGTGCTCCTCCACATGTGGCCGTGGTTATCGTGACCGTACCCGTACATGCAAGGCACCCCAGAATGGAGGAGAGCCTTGCCGCGGCCCCTCAAGACAAACCAAGTTCTGCAACATCGCTGTCTGTCCAG TGGACGGTACCTGGAATGAGTGGTCTACCTGGAGCCCATGCACTGCTACCTGCTCTAATGGCACCATGCAGAGAGTCCGGGAGTGCAACGGGCCATCATATGGGGGTTCTGAGTGCCATGGTAGCTGGAAAGAGACGATCAACTGCTTCCTGAAAGAATGCCCCG TTGATGGTCGCTGGCATGCGTGGAGCTCTTGGGGAAGTTGCAGCAAGACCTGTGGTGGAGGCatccagcagagacagagagtgtgtgAAGGGCCTTTCTTTGGTGGAGAGCCTTGCCCCGGTGAAAAAGGAGAGCAGAAGCGTTGCAATGAGAAGAGATGCCCTG AGCCCCATGAGATCTGCCCTGAGGAGAGCACTGGAGATGTTGTGTGGAAGAAAACCCCCGCTGGAGACATGGCTGCCATCGCCTGCCCTGCTGATGCTGCCG GTCTGATTCTGCGCCGCTGCACTCTGGACGCTGTAGGTCTTGCCTCCTGGGAAAACCCGACTCACATCAAATGTGTTTCCAAGAACTATGAGAACATTCAGATGCTG TCAAGGGACTACAACTCTAAGGCGCAGATGGGGCAGAGCGTGGATGGGGTCGCTGAGGTGATTTCCCGCCTCAGATTCTCCTCCGATGAAGGGGCCAAGTATAGCGGCGACCTCGTGGCCATCATGGAaattctgaaaaacacaactgaGCTGTACAAGGGAACCCGGCTGAGATTGAGCAACGCTGACGTTGAG AACTACGTCCAGACAATCAGCAACTTACTGAAGGAGGAACATCGTGAAAAATGGGAAGAGGCCCAGCTG ATGGGTCCAAACATCAAGGAGTTCCTCCGACTTGTCGAGGACTTTGTGAACATGATCGGCATGCAGATGAGCggctttcaggacatttatgaAGTCACTGAGAATTTAG TGTTGAGCATCCACAAGCGCCCAACAACCACAAGCTCCAACTTCACCTTCCCTGTTAAAGGCTGGAGGGGCATGCTGGACTGGGTCAGGACGTCAGAGGAGAAGATCTCTGTGTCCCGTGATGCTCTCTCCATCGAACAAACTG ACGGCAACGATGCTTTTGTGACTGGCATCGTCCTCTACAGAAACCTCGCCTCTTTGCTGTCCTTCCAGAG TAACACCTCCCTCCTGAACTCCAAAGTGGTGACAGTGATCGTCAAGCCCACCCCTGCTCTCCTGTCCTCCCCCGTTGAGATCGAGTTCCCCCACCTCCAAAAT ggcaCCATGAATGAGACATGCCTCTCATGGGACGAGAGCGATGC TTCCTCTCTGCTCGGGTCTTGGTCTGCTCGGAGCTGCAGAGCGGTCCCCGTTCATTCATTCAGAACCAAATGCGTGTGTGACAGCCTCTCCACCTTCGCCATTTTAGCGCGCGTCAACTTCGACACG ATGATGGACAAGGCACTGCTCCCGTCCGTGACTCTCATCGTTGGCTGTGGGGTCTCCTCTCTCACCCTGCtgctcctcatcatcatctacGTCTCCGTGTGGAA GTACATCCGCTCCGAGCGCTCCGTTATCCTCATCAACTTCTGCCTCTCCATCATATGCTCCAATGCCCTCATTCTCGTCGGACAAACTCAGGCTCGCAACAAG GTGGTGTGCACTCTCGTTGCTGCTCTCCTGcacttctttttcctctcctctttctgctgGGTGCTGACAGAAGCTTGGCAGTCCTACATGGCTGTCACTGGTCGTCTGCGCAACCGCATCATCCGCAAGCGCTTCTTGTGTTTGGGCTGGG GCCTTCCTGCGCTGGTGGTGGCTGTGTCTGTGGGTTTCACAAAGGCTAAAGGATATGGCACTGTCAACTA CTGCTGGCTGTCTCTTGAGGGCGGACTCCTCTACTCCTTTGTTGGccctgctgcagctgttgtttTG GTGAATATGGTCATTGGTATTCTGGTCTTCAACAAGCTGGTATCCAAGGACGGCATCACCGACGTGAAGCTGAAGGAGAGAGCCGG AGCATCACTCTGGAGCTCCTGTGTGGTTCTGCCCCTCTTGGCGCTCACATGGATGTCTGCCGTGCTGGCCATCACCGACCGCCGCTCTGCCCTCTTCCAGATCCTGTTCGCCGTCTTTGACTCTCTGGAGGGTTTCATCATTGTCATGGTTCACTGCATTCTGCGTAGAGAG GTTCAAGAAGCTGTAAAGTGCAGAGTGGTCGACCGCAAGGACGACGGCAATGGAGACTCTGGCAGTTCCCTCCACAATGGCCACACCCAGCATATG CAGTCTGATAACGAAAAGGACGGAGATTCAAGCCGACAAG GAATGAAGAGCTCCTCTGAGGAGAAGATGCCTCCTCCTCAGCTGCCTCTCCCCATGGGCTCCAACTTCCACACCCTGCCATCCAACCCCAACAAGAGCCACATGCAGGCCGTCCCCGAATACTCCAGCCACACCCTCACcctgaagagagagaagagccGCCTGGCCGGAGGAGTCGACCCATCCTGCGGGAAACCCGTGTATGTCTGTGAGGGGGAACTCTTCAAGCAGCTAGATGCCGATCTCGCTCGCGCTCAGGCAGAAGGAACCTTGTCCGATGGCAGCAGCTACGTCCTCATGCCCAACACCACCTCAACCCTGAGGTCCAAACCCAAGGACGACCCAACGAAGTATAACATCAGCGTGGAGCAGCTACCACAGGCCAGACTCATGCACCTCAGCGGGCCCTTCGCCGAGCCGCAGGCCGCCTTCGGGATGAAGTCGATCCCTCTGGACCAGGTCAGCGTGTCGTACTCCGAGAGGGACTCACCAATTCAGAACATCCACAACATGTCCAGCGAGTCTCACATCACCCACAGCAGCCTGGAGAACACCTTTGAGTCCATGAACTCAATGATGTCCAAGAGTGAGACCATCTCTACACTGTCCATGAGCTCCTTGGAG agGCAGAAATCTCGTTACGCTGAGTTGGACTTTGag aAAATAATGCACACAAAGAAACGCCACCAGAACATGTTCCAGGACCTGAACAGGAAGCTACATCACGCTGAGAAAGACAGGGAGTCGCCTGcttctgacagcaag TCTGTGAGATGGAGTGTGTCTTCAGGAGGAAGTGACAAAACGAACCACAGT GACAAACAGCAGGGCACGATGGAGAGGCCGTGGGAGGGAGTCCGCGGAATACAGCAGTCGCCCCCCGCGTGGGTGCGCAAAGACCTGGAGCCCCTCGCTGCCTCGCCTCTGGAGCTGCACTCTGTGGAGTGGGAAAAGGCCGGCACCACCATCCCTCTGGTGGGGCAGGACATCATCGACCTGCAGACGGAGGtctga
- the LOC121957911 gene encoding adhesion G protein-coupled receptor B1-like isoform X4, with protein sequence MAWSALTGPCVALVLLFFGLTSCTPSGPASPTCATLEQSRFFGVFSSTTTLPSTPCSWTLQNPDPRRYTVYMKITKPTDTCVPRQIRTFQFDSFIETSRTYLGMESFDEVVRLCDASTTVTYLESSKQFLQIRKVAARNGVEMLEGQNEVSEFKAEFLVVGKRNPSMPACQMLCQWLEKCLSSSTHDYPCGIMNTPCQCWEAPKRKPGSCYRGGVYVEKCLPVPKDNGRDAEIIKGWAGWGRWSVCSQECGGGVQVRSRACQPEDVVCEGTVEEGRACNPQPCIGKERNRSQGLRAIVGLKRDNADDANHGIVATQTVDAKTDEWSTWSACSVTCGEGGQSRTRVCATSSFTTQCTGPLRENRPCNNTAVCPVDGAWDEWTPWSLCSSTCGRGYRDRTRTCKAPQNGGEPCRGPSRQTKFCNIAVCPVDGTWNEWSTWSPCTATCSNGTMQRVRECNGPSYGGSECHGSWKETINCFLKECPVDGRWHAWSSWGSCSKTCGGGIQQRQRVCEGPFFGGEPCPGEKGEQKRCNEKRCPEPHEICPEESTGDVVWKKTPAGDMAAIACPADAAGLILRRCTLDAVGLASWENPTHIKCVSKNYENIQMLSRDYNSKAQMGQSVDGVAEVISRLRFSSDEGAKYSGDLVAIMEILKNTTELYKGTRLRLSNADVENYVQTISNLLKEEHREKWEEAQLMGPNIKEFLRLVEDFVNMIGMQMSGFQDIYEVTENLVLSIHKRPTTTSSNFTFPVKGWRGMLDWVRTSEEKISVSRDALSIEQTDGNDAFVTGIVLYRNLASLLSFQSNTSLLNSKVVTVIVKPTPALLSSPVEIEFPHLQNGTMNETCLSWDESDASSLLGSWSARSCRAVPVHSFRTKCVCDSLSTFAILARVNFDTMMDKALLPSVTLIVGCGVSSLTLLLLIIIYVSVWKYIRSERSVILINFCLSIICSNALILVGQTQARNKVVCTLVAALLHFFFLSSFCWVLTEAWQSYMAVTGRLRNRIIRKRFLCLGWGLPALVVAVSVGFTKAKGYGTVNYCWLSLEGGLLYSFVGPAAAVVLVNMVIGILVFNKLVSKDGITDVKLKERAGASLWSSCVVLPLLALTWMSAVLAITDRRSALFQILFAVFDSLEGFIIVMVHCILRREVQEAVKCRVVDRKDDGNGDSGSSLHNGHTQHMQSDNEKDGDSSRQGMKSSSEEKMPPPQLPLPMGSNFHTLPSNPNKSHMQAVPEYSSHTLTLKREKSRLAGGVDPSCGKPVYVCEGELFKQLDADLARAQAEGTLSDGSSYVLMPNTTSTLRSKPKDDPTKYNISVEQLPQARLMHLSGPFAEPQAAFGMKSIPLDQVSVSYSERDSPIQNIHNMSSESHITHSSLENTFESMNSMMSKSETISTLSMSSLERQKSRYAELDFEKIMHTKKRHQNMFQDLNRKLHHAEKDRESPASDSKDKQQGTMERPWEGVRGIQQSPPAWVRKDLEPLAASPLELHSVEWEKAGTTIPLVGQDIIDLQTEV encoded by the exons ATGGCGTGGTCAGCTCTTACCGGCCCTTGTGTGGCCCTCGTGCTACTCTTCTTCGGTTTGACCTCCTGCACTCCCTCCGGACCGGCCTCCCCTACTTGCGCTACCCTGGAACAAAGTCGCTTCTTCGGTGTTTTCTCCTCTACGACCACCCTGCCCTCCACACCCTGTTCCTGGACCCTGCAGAACCCTGACCCTCGCCGCTACACCGTCTACATGAAAATCACCAAGCCGACCGACACCTGCGTACCCCGCCAGATCAGAACCTTCCAGTTCGACTCCTTCATCGAGACCTCCCGTACCTACCTGGGCATGGAGAGCTTCGACGAGGTCGTCAGGCTGTGTGACGCATCCACCACTGTCACCTACCTTGAGTCCAGCAAGCAGTTCCTGCAGATCCGCAAGGTGGCAGCGAGGAATGGCGTGGAGATGTTGGAGGGGCAGAATGAAGTCAGTGAGTTCAAGGCTGAGTTTCTAGTCGTGGGGAAAAGGAACCCGAGCATGCCCGCCTGCCAGATGTTGTGCCAGTGGCTGGAGAAGTGTCTGTCCAGTAGCACCCATGATTATCCCTGCGGCATCATGAACACACCCTGCCAGTGCTGGGAGGCCCCTAAGAGGAAGCCAGGAAGCTGCTACAGGGGCGGAGTCTACGTTGAGAAATGCCTTCCTGTTCCCAAAGACAACGGACGCGATGCTGAGATTATCA agggCTGGGCTGGCTGGGGCCGCTGGTCTGTGTGCAGCCAGGAGTGTGGCGGTGGAGTCCAGGTGCGCAGCCGAGCCTGCCAGCCCGAGGATGTTGTGTGCGAGGGAACAGTTGAAGAAGGACGGGCCTGCAACCCTCAGCCCTGCATTG GCAAAGAGCGCAACAGGAGCCAGGGTCTGAGAGCCATCGTTGGTTTGAAGAGAGACAATGCTGATGATGCTAACCATGGAATTGTTGCAACCCAAACAG tagaTGCTAAGACAGATGAGTGGTCCACCTGGAGCGCATGCTCAGTCACCTGTGGAGAGGGCGGGCAGAGCCGCACCCGCGTCTGCGCCACTTCCTCCTTCACAACCCAGTGCACCGGCCCCTTGCGTGAGAACCGGCCCTGCAACAACACCGCCGTCTGCCCTG TGGATGGTGCTTGGGATGAGTGGACCCCCTGGAGCCTGTGCTCCTCCACATGTGGCCGTGGTTATCGTGACCGTACCCGTACATGCAAGGCACCCCAGAATGGAGGAGAGCCTTGCCGCGGCCCCTCAAGACAAACCAAGTTCTGCAACATCGCTGTCTGTCCAG TGGACGGTACCTGGAATGAGTGGTCTACCTGGAGCCCATGCACTGCTACCTGCTCTAATGGCACCATGCAGAGAGTCCGGGAGTGCAACGGGCCATCATATGGGGGTTCTGAGTGCCATGGTAGCTGGAAAGAGACGATCAACTGCTTCCTGAAAGAATGCCCCG TTGATGGTCGCTGGCATGCGTGGAGCTCTTGGGGAAGTTGCAGCAAGACCTGTGGTGGAGGCatccagcagagacagagagtgtgtgAAGGGCCTTTCTTTGGTGGAGAGCCTTGCCCCGGTGAAAAAGGAGAGCAGAAGCGTTGCAATGAGAAGAGATGCCCTG AGCCCCATGAGATCTGCCCTGAGGAGAGCACTGGAGATGTTGTGTGGAAGAAAACCCCCGCTGGAGACATGGCTGCCATCGCCTGCCCTGCTGATGCTGCCG GTCTGATTCTGCGCCGCTGCACTCTGGACGCTGTAGGTCTTGCCTCCTGGGAAAACCCGACTCACATCAAATGTGTTTCCAAGAACTATGAGAACATTCAGATGCTG TCAAGGGACTACAACTCTAAGGCGCAGATGGGGCAGAGCGTGGATGGGGTCGCTGAGGTGATTTCCCGCCTCAGATTCTCCTCCGATGAAGGGGCCAAGTATAGCGGCGACCTCGTGGCCATCATGGAaattctgaaaaacacaactgaGCTGTACAAGGGAACCCGGCTGAGATTGAGCAACGCTGACGTTGAG AACTACGTCCAGACAATCAGCAACTTACTGAAGGAGGAACATCGTGAAAAATGGGAAGAGGCCCAGCTG ATGGGTCCAAACATCAAGGAGTTCCTCCGACTTGTCGAGGACTTTGTGAACATGATCGGCATGCAGATGAGCggctttcaggacatttatgaAGTCACTGAGAATTTAG TGTTGAGCATCCACAAGCGCCCAACAACCACAAGCTCCAACTTCACCTTCCCTGTTAAAGGCTGGAGGGGCATGCTGGACTGGGTCAGGACGTCAGAGGAGAAGATCTCTGTGTCCCGTGATGCTCTCTCCATCGAACAAACTG ACGGCAACGATGCTTTTGTGACTGGCATCGTCCTCTACAGAAACCTCGCCTCTTTGCTGTCCTTCCAGAG TAACACCTCCCTCCTGAACTCCAAAGTGGTGACAGTGATCGTCAAGCCCACCCCTGCTCTCCTGTCCTCCCCCGTTGAGATCGAGTTCCCCCACCTCCAAAAT ggcaCCATGAATGAGACATGCCTCTCATGGGACGAGAGCGATGC TTCCTCTCTGCTCGGGTCTTGGTCTGCTCGGAGCTGCAGAGCGGTCCCCGTTCATTCATTCAGAACCAAATGCGTGTGTGACAGCCTCTCCACCTTCGCCATTTTAGCGCGCGTCAACTTCGACACG ATGATGGACAAGGCACTGCTCCCGTCCGTGACTCTCATCGTTGGCTGTGGGGTCTCCTCTCTCACCCTGCtgctcctcatcatcatctacGTCTCCGTGTGGAA GTACATCCGCTCCGAGCGCTCCGTTATCCTCATCAACTTCTGCCTCTCCATCATATGCTCCAATGCCCTCATTCTCGTCGGACAAACTCAGGCTCGCAACAAG GTGGTGTGCACTCTCGTTGCTGCTCTCCTGcacttctttttcctctcctctttctgctgGGTGCTGACAGAAGCTTGGCAGTCCTACATGGCTGTCACTGGTCGTCTGCGCAACCGCATCATCCGCAAGCGCTTCTTGTGTTTGGGCTGGG GCCTTCCTGCGCTGGTGGTGGCTGTGTCTGTGGGTTTCACAAAGGCTAAAGGATATGGCACTGTCAACTA CTGCTGGCTGTCTCTTGAGGGCGGACTCCTCTACTCCTTTGTTGGccctgctgcagctgttgtttTG GTGAATATGGTCATTGGTATTCTGGTCTTCAACAAGCTGGTATCCAAGGACGGCATCACCGACGTGAAGCTGAAGGAGAGAGCCGG AGCATCACTCTGGAGCTCCTGTGTGGTTCTGCCCCTCTTGGCGCTCACATGGATGTCTGCCGTGCTGGCCATCACCGACCGCCGCTCTGCCCTCTTCCAGATCCTGTTCGCCGTCTTTGACTCTCTGGAGGGTTTCATCATTGTCATGGTTCACTGCATTCTGCGTAGAGAG GTTCAAGAAGCTGTAAAGTGCAGAGTGGTCGACCGCAAGGACGACGGCAATGGAGACTCTGGCAGTTCCCTCCACAATGGCCACACCCAGCATATG CAGTCTGATAACGAAAAGGACGGAGATTCAAGCCGACAAG GAATGAAGAGCTCCTCTGAGGAGAAGATGCCTCCTCCTCAGCTGCCTCTCCCCATGGGCTCCAACTTCCACACCCTGCCATCCAACCCCAACAAGAGCCACATGCAGGCCGTCCCCGAATACTCCAGCCACACCCTCACcctgaagagagagaagagccGCCTGGCCGGAGGAGTCGACCCATCCTGCGGGAAACCCGTGTATGTCTGTGAGGGGGAACTCTTCAAGCAGCTAGATGCCGATCTCGCTCGCGCTCAGGCAGAAGGAACCTTGTCCGATGGCAGCAGCTACGTCCTCATGCCCAACACCACCTCAACCCTGAGGTCCAAACCCAAGGACGACCCAACGAAGTATAACATCAGCGTGGAGCAGCTACCACAGGCCAGACTCATGCACCTCAGCGGGCCCTTCGCCGAGCCGCAGGCCGCCTTCGGGATGAAGTCGATCCCTCTGGACCAGGTCAGCGTGTCGTACTCCGAGAGGGACTCACCAATTCAGAACATCCACAACATGTCCAGCGAGTCTCACATCACCCACAGCAGCCTGGAGAACACCTTTGAGTCCATGAACTCAATGATGTCCAAGAGTGAGACCATCTCTACACTGTCCATGAGCTCCTTGGAG agGCAGAAATCTCGTTACGCTGAGTTGGACTTTGag aAAATAATGCACACAAAGAAACGCCACCAGAACATGTTCCAGGACCTGAACAGGAAGCTACATCACGCTGAGAAAGACAGGGAGTCGCCTGcttctgacagcaag GACAAACAGCAGGGCACGATGGAGAGGCCGTGGGAGGGAGTCCGCGGAATACAGCAGTCGCCCCCCGCGTGGGTGCGCAAAGACCTGGAGCCCCTCGCTGCCTCGCCTCTGGAGCTGCACTCTGTGGAGTGGGAAAAGGCCGGCACCACCATCCCTCTGGTGGGGCAGGACATCATCGACCTGCAGACGGAGGtctga